One window from the genome of Pedobacter schmidteae encodes:
- a CDS encoding RagB/SusD family nutrient uptake outer membrane protein produces MKRNILLLLLLSALLPVSSCKKFLEEQSQTDIIPKSASSLNELLIGAAYTSNGGVDATLRLLDDNIAEEKFFLTNDMFPAYTWQPQTAGKPDKVAGSMIWLSLYPMILGCNSVLEYAPKVTGTTAEKENVEGQAYLLRAFYYYQLVNLYGKPYSDRLSNPSTDLGVPLMLSADLSFEGKKRNTVAEVYQQILQDLDKGILLMERSGKNNNVFRINHIAGYLLASRIYLQMGNWQKAIEASTTVLNYKSDLMDLPNWGAPDQNNKPVIERQNIESIWIYGPPSAAVFPSNSENLNYRLSENLMSAFENGDLRTSIYIKDRRSIKRPSIVFAKVGQSFRVAEALLNRAEAYAQLNKLDQTGNGQLALNDLNTLRKKRFRPDAYQDLVVTDADDLLQKCFEEKRRELFDEDCHRWFDLRRMGMPSINHVYYENNVQTAVYTLQERDPAYVLQIPKTAMERNPNLIPNPDPALRKGH; encoded by the coding sequence ATGAAAAGAAATATACTCCTGCTGCTCCTCCTTTCAGCACTTTTACCGGTTTCCTCCTGTAAAAAGTTTCTTGAAGAACAGTCGCAAACGGATATCATTCCAAAATCAGCTTCTTCATTAAATGAGTTGCTGATCGGTGCCGCCTATACCAGCAATGGTGGGGTTGATGCAACCTTACGTCTTTTAGACGACAATATTGCCGAGGAAAAATTCTTTCTGACGAACGATATGTTTCCTGCATATACCTGGCAACCGCAAACTGCCGGTAAACCTGATAAAGTCGCCGGGTCTATGATCTGGCTGAGTTTATATCCCATGATCCTGGGTTGTAATTCGGTACTGGAATATGCACCCAAAGTAACAGGAACAACTGCAGAAAAAGAAAATGTGGAAGGGCAAGCTTATCTGTTGCGTGCATTCTATTATTACCAGTTGGTTAACCTTTATGGGAAACCCTATAGTGACCGGCTGTCAAATCCTTCAACTGATCTGGGGGTACCACTGATGCTTTCAGCAGACCTGTCTTTTGAAGGCAAAAAGAGAAATACCGTAGCCGAGGTATATCAGCAGATTTTACAGGACCTGGACAAAGGCATATTGTTAATGGAACGTAGTGGAAAAAACAACAATGTGTTCCGTATTAACCATATTGCCGGATATCTGCTGGCATCGCGTATTTATCTGCAAATGGGCAACTGGCAGAAGGCAATTGAAGCCAGTACTACCGTATTGAACTATAAATCGGATCTGATGGACCTGCCCAACTGGGGTGCCCCTGACCAGAACAATAAGCCTGTTATCGAACGACAAAATATAGAAAGTATCTGGATATATGGACCACCCTCTGCTGCAGTATTTCCATCAAATTCTGAAAACCTAAATTACAGATTGTCCGAGAACCTGATGTCTGCTTTTGAAAACGGGGATCTGAGAACAAGTATCTACATCAAGGACAGAAGATCAATTAAACGCCCTTCAATTGTTTTTGCTAAAGTAGGCCAGTCATTCAGGGTAGCAGAGGCCCTGTTGAACAGGGCAGAAGCTTATGCACAGCTAAATAAGCTAGATCAGACCGGAAATGGACAGCTTGCATTGAACGACCTGAATACCTTAAGGAAAAAGAGGTTCAGGCCAGATGCTTATCAGGACCTGGTAGTTACCGATGCAGACGATCTGTTACAGAAATGTTTCGAGGAAAAGCGTAGGGAGCTGTTTGATGAAGATTGTCACCGGTGGTTCGACCTTCGCCGCATGGGAATGCCTTCGATCAACCATGTATACTATGAGAATAACGTACAGACAGCCGTTTATACACTTCAGGAACGGGATCCGGCATATGTGCTTCAAATTCCAAAGACTGCAATGGAGCGCAACCCGAATTTAATCCCTAACCCTGATCCGGCCCTACGTAAAGGGCATTAA